Genomic segment of Halostella limicola:
GGGCCGCGATATCGAGATCCGCGCGTTCGAGCCGGACGAGCTCGACGCCGTCACCGAGATGTACGCCGACTTCGACCCCGCCGACCGCGCGCAGGGCATCCCGCCGACGGGCGAGGACCGGATCGAGACCTGGCTGGAGACGCTCATCGGCGAGGGGCTGAACGTCGTCGCCTGGCACGGGGACCGGGCCGCCGGACACGCGACGCTGGTCCCGGACGGCGACGACGGCGAGACGTACGAACTCGCCATCTTCGTCCTGCAGGAGTACCAGGAGGCCGGCATCGGGAGTCAGTTGATGGAGTGTCTGCTCGGACACGGCGAGGAAAACGACGTCGAGCGCGTGTGGCTGACCGTCGAGCGCTGGAACCGCGCCGCCGTCGGCCTCTACGAGAAGATGGGGTTCGAGACGAGCAACGCCGAGAGCTTCGAGCTGGAGATGTCGCTCCGCCTACACTGAGAGGACGGGCTGGCTCGCGTACAGCAGGACGTACTCGGCGGCCTTCGACAGTATCTCTCCCTCCT
This window contains:
- a CDS encoding GNAT family N-acetyltransferase, producing the protein MSGDRIYPDETTGGFEPPPLSFEDREGRDIEIRAFEPDELDAVTEMYADFDPADRAQGIPPTGEDRIETWLETLIGEGLNVVAWHGDRAAGHATLVPDGDDGETYELAIFVLQEYQEAGIGSQLMECLLGHGEENDVERVWLTVERWNRAAVGLYEKMGFETSNAESFELEMSLRLH